One Setaria viridis chromosome 7, Setaria_viridis_v4.0, whole genome shotgun sequence genomic region harbors:
- the LOC117864749 gene encoding uncharacterized protein, with amino-acid sequence MIGYIHDGGEGHHLESGCELRHHRHHPLQPARARERRRSPCPGQTPRPRALREVRRGMGRGIVARRMGPRRRPSRGGAPAGGVPVGRLQLHRHRPLRHPGMRPPRLPRRPVPRGVRRHPRRGGYVGHVRLHYASASGAWTASPAAAAAAAVADEDDWGFLETAPATLVGSTLYFRSPGRTLLYQFGDEVEQLAYVDIPPFITQQACGTVLMPAADGRLSFAAMYGGAGAGDMRIQFWETEVHAGGDVDWVHIQNALVKIPVPGVQPIGVAASSLFIRTQDDGIISIDVGSGRFQKLPQPGATQISALVPFMSFGTPSDGGNEKSGSIEVSGPRYADAVPVSDSNNSDDAKEEETASSQILLTS; translated from the exons ATGATCGGCTACATCCACGACGGCGGGGAAGGACACCATCTGGAATCTGGTTGCGAGCTTcgtcaccaccgccaccaccccctTCAGCCCGCGCGTGCCCGAGAACGGCGTCGGTCTCCATGTCCTGGACAGACGCCACGGCCGCGTGCTCTTCGAGAAGTTCGCCGAGGGATGGGGCGAGGAATCGTCGCTCGTCGTATGGGACCCCGTCGCCGACCTTCACGAGGAGGTGCGCCTGCCGGAGGCGTTCCGGTTGGACGCCTTCAACTTCACCGCCACCGTCCTCTGCGACACCCCGGGATGCGACCACCTCGGCTGCCACGGCGGCCCGTTCCGCGTGGTGTTCGTCGGCATCCACGACGAGGAGGGTACGTGGGCCACGTCCGCCTTCATTACGCCTCCGCGTCCGGTGCCTGGACTgcttcgcccgccgccgccgccgccgccgccgtcgccgacgaggacgacTGGGGGTTTCTCGAGACGGCACCTGCCACCTTGGTGGGGAGCACGCTCTACTTCAGGAGCCCAGGGAGGACTCTCCTGTACCAGTTCGGCGACGAGGTGGAGCAGTTGGCCTACGTCGACATCCCGCCGTTCATCACCCAGCAGGCCTGCGGAACGGTCCTCatgccggcggcggacgggaggcTCAGCTTCGCGGCTATgtacggcggcgccggcgccggcgacatgAGAATCCAGTTCTGGGAAACGGAGGTCCACGCTGGCGGTGATGTTGATTGGGTCCACATCCAGAACGCGCTTGTGAAGATCCCTGTGCCTGGAGTTCAACCCATTGGCGTCGCCGCGAGCTCGCTGTTCATCCGCACACAGGATGATGGAATCATCAGCATCGACGTGGGGAGCGGACGGTTCCAGAAGCTACCCCAGCCAGGCGCTACCCAGATCTCTGCCCTCGTTCCCTTCATGAGCTTCGGTACCCCATCAG ATGGTGGAAATGAAAAGAGTGGTTCCATTGAAGTATCAGGCCCACGCTATGCTGATGCTGTTCCTGTCTCTGATAGCAACAACTCCGATGATGCTAAAGAAGAAGAGACTGCTTCCTCACAG ATTCTTCTCACCAGCTGA
- the LOC117864028 gene encoding uncharacterized protein, protein MDGGEGRTFNANFTGKGVTLLQDRVKEKLRELMGDYSDDTLAEYVVVLLRNGRCKDEAAKELQVFLGDDNDAFVSWLWDHLSSNLHLYVQPKATTSNDEPKSTRSAGRGLPVRSLTSSVQVNCEPEAEAQKTTIAHQKRDWGRIIREQSEAVPLRSVVANVSHAEEKDFHESHAEERDSHKSHAGRRTRSPDMHNHRKRSREADSRSTKRVSNPVIDAPRRLLQFAVRDAVRTVQPVTPRSESASKRLRSVVSTLASDSALDITHIRLQKTNSDVRIPALRAAAEAAEDAIKGSFSGSVFNRLGRMPTINHTDALREQDPEGEEYENIDNIRAENQVEFYERNQYGGSDAYMHDQESEEATGSAPNIDEYERYNGLGSRQSRLSSSAGKESLVLGYVRGAVEVRGRRLMAQGTHAGSGPSPSGKNLNMSANTSMRKLPTHQTRDAVVSDPQVPMEKKVADARNSNVKITHVNDTVMTDKSKDFIHSGSMLEAQKASSLAAGSNTTGQPEGGPDSRTVFVNNVHFGASKDALTRHFNKFGAVLKTLLVSDGITGQPTGSAYIEFLHKESAERALTLNGTSFMSRILKVVRKSSTEATQLSGLPRASRGSPFASRLIRTAYPRPTFPGAIRGRLPLRGGARSFQWKRGAADSTDAGKPSQTAPAAPGNQLVTPITRSFTYTRTEPKSNDGAMA, encoded by the exons atggacggcggcgagggccggACGTTCAACGCGAACTTCACCGGCAAGGGGGTGACCCTGCTGCAGGACCGCGTCAAGGAGAAGCTCAGGGAGCTCATGGGCGACTACTCCGACGACACACTCGCG GAGTATGTCGTAGTATTGCTAAGGAATGGGAGGTGCAAGGATGAGGCGGCAAAGGAGCTGCAGGTTTTTTTGGGTGACGACAATGATGCATTTGTATCCTG GTTATGGGATCACCTCTCCTCAAATTTGCACCTTTATGTTCAACCTAAAGCCACCACTTCTAATGATGAACCTAAAAGCACTCGCAGTGCTGGTAGAGGATTGCCTGTTCGCAGTTTGACTAGCAGCGTGCAAGTTAATTGTGAACCTGAAGCTGAAGCCCAGAAAACAACTATAGCTCATCAGAAAAGAGATTGGGGAAGAATTATTCGAGAACAGTCAGAAGCAGTTCCTCTTCGAAGTGTTGTAGCCAATGTTTCTCATGCAGAGGAAAAGGATTTTCATGAATCACATGCAGAGGAAAGGGATTCTCATAAATCACATGCTGGAAGACGAACCCGCTCTCCTGACATGCATAACCACAGAAAGAGGAGCAGAGAGGCAGATTCACGATCTACCAAG AGGGTATCCAACCCAGTTATTGACGCACCACGCCGACTTCTCCAGTTTGCTGTCCGCGATGCTGTCAGAACTGTGCAGCCAGTGACTCCTAGATCAGAATCAGCTTCCAAGCGACTTCGTTCTGTGGTGTCTACATTGGCGTCAGATTCGGCACTTGATATTACTCATATTAGGTTGCAGAAAACAAATTCAGATGTGAGAATACCAGCATTAAGAGCTGCAGCTGAGGCGGCTGAAGATGCTATCAAGGGTAGCTTTTCGGGGAGTGTTTTTAATAGATTGGGAAGGATGCCCACAATAAATCATACTGACGCTCTTAGAGAACAAGACCCAGAAGGTGAAGAATATGAGAATATAGATAACATACGAGCAGAAAATCAAGTTGAATTTTATGAAAGAAATCAGTATGGTGGCAGTGATGCTTACATGCATGACCAGGAATCAGAGGAAGCTACAGGTTCTGCTCCCAATATTGATGAGTATGAAAGGTATAATGGATTGGGTTCTCGCCAAAGTAGATTGTCTTCTAGTGCAGGCAAAGAGTCATTAGTATTAGGGTATGTAAGGGGAGCTGTTGAAGTAAGAGGCAGAAGATTGATGGCTCAGGGCACACATGCTGGTTCAGGACCAAGTCCATCCGGAAAGAACTTAAATATGTCTGCTAACACTAGTATGCGGAAACTTCCAACTCATCAAACTAGGGATGCTGTCGTATCTGACCCTCAAGTGCCAATGGAGAAGAAGGTTGCTGATGCAAGGAACTCAAATGTGAAAATTACGCATGTTAATGATACGGTCATGACTGATAAGTCCAAA GATTTTATACATTCAGGTTCTATGCTGGAGGCGCAAAAGGCTTCGTCACTTG CTGCTGGATCAAATACTACAGGTCAACCTGAAGGTGGCCCTGATTCTAGAACTGTCTTTGTTAACAAT GTACATTTTGGTGCATCAAAAGATGCTCTTACTCGTCACTTCAATAAGTTTGGGGCTGTCCTAAAGACCCTTCTTGTGTCTGATGGCATCACTGGCCAGCCAACAGG CTCAGCGTATATTGAGTTCTTGCATAAAGAATCGGCAGAGCGGGCATTAACCCTGAACGGCACATCTTTTATGTCACGCATTTTGAAG GTCGTTCGAAAAAGCTCCACTGAAGCAACCCAGCTGTCTGGCTTGCCCCGCGCTTCTCGGGGGTCACCCTTCGCTTCAAGGCTCATTAGAACTGCATACCCAAGGCCGACCTTTCCTGGTGCTATCCGCGGGCGACTGCCACTCAGAGGTGGTGCCCGGAGTTTCCAGTGGAAGCGTGGCGCTGCTGATTCCACCGATGCCGGAAAACCTAGTCAAACTGCACCTGCAGCTCCTGGGAATCAGTTGGTCACCCCAATCACAAGAAGCTTCACCTACACACGCACTGAGCCGAAATCAAATGATGGTGCGATGGCATGA
- the LOC117863956 gene encoding uncharacterized protein codes for MASAAAATSFPLFLLVSTLIAASTPPSSAAAAQTPQDLLLDFKASLQDPSGALSSWSRSAPYCNWPHVSCTSATAAANATVSVSLSLQGLGLSGELSAASLCRVPGLAALSLASNAFNQTVPLDLSRCASLASLNLSSAGFWGPLPEQLAALPALVSLDLSGNSIEGQVPTGLAALGSRLEVLNLGGNRLSGVLHPALLRNLTGLHLLDLSGNQFTESELPPEIGEMSSLRWLFLQGSGFAGAIPESFLGLEQLQVLDLSMNSLTGAVPPRFSVRFQKLMTLDLSQNGLSGPFPEEIGKCLMLQRFEVHDNAFTGELPAGLWSLPDLRVIRAQNNRFTGRLPEFSGGQSRLEQVQLDNNSFSGVIPGSIGLVRTLYRFSASLNGLNGSLPDNVCDSPAMSIVNISRNALSGTIPELRNCKRLVSLCLAGNGLTGPIPASLGDLPVLTYIDLSSNGLTGGVPAELQNLKLALLNVSYNRLSGRVPPSLISELPAVFLQGNPGLCGPGLPNDCDDAPSTKHRGLALAATVASFLTGVALLAVGALAVCRRLHGGEPSPWKLVLFHPVKITGEELLAGFHDRSIIGRGAFGKVYLIELQDGQNIAVKRLVNSGKLKFRAVKNEMKALAKVRHKNIAKMLGFFYSEGEVSIIYDYLQTGSLQDLICGPKFTVGWKDRVRIAMGVAQGLAHLHHDHTPQVLHRDLKASNVLLGDEFEPRIAGFGIDRVVGEMAYQTSMASDLNYKCYMAPEQSCAKNPTHLMDVYSFGVILLELVTGKPAEQPASHDDSVDIVRWVRRRINVADSEILDPSISRAARQGMQAALELALRCTSVMPDQRPAMDEVVRSLQPLCFSVHPQTPLPTEIALEP; via the exons AtggcatccgccgccgccgccaccagcttccctctcttcctcctcgtttCGACATTGATCGCCGCCTCAACCCCGCcgtcttcggcggcggcggcgcagacgcCGCAGGACCTCCTGCTCGACTTCAAGGCGTCCCTGCAGGACCCGTCGGGCGCGCTCTCGTCCTGGTCGCGCTCGGCACCCTACTGCAACTGGCCGCACGTCTCCTGCACcagcgccacggccgccgccaacgccaccgtctccgtctccctctccctccaggGGCTGGGCCTCTCGGGCGAGCTCTCGGCCGCCTCGCTCTGCCGCGTCCCTGGCCTCGCCGCGCTCAGCCTCGCGTCCAACGCCTTCAACCAGACCGTCCCGCTGGACCTGTCGCGGTGCGCCTCGCTCGCGTCCCTGAACCTCAGCTCCGCCGGCTTCTGGGGCCCTCTCCCCGAGCagctcgccgcgctccccgcGCTCGTGTCGCTCGACCTCAGCGGCAACAGCATCGAGGGCCAGGTGCCCACCGGCCTCGCCGCGCTGGGGAGCCGGCTCGAGGTGCTGAACCTCGGCGGCAACCGGCTCTCCGGCGTGCTCCACCCGGCGCTGCTCCGCAACCTCACCGGCCTGCACCTCCTCGACCTGTCCGGGAACCAGTTCACGGAGTCCGAGCTGCCGCCGGAGATCGGCGAGATGAGCAGCCTCCGGTGGCTGTTCCTGCAGGGGTCGGGGTTCGCCGGCGCGATCCCCGAATCCTTCCTCGGCCTGGAGCAGCTGCAGGTTCTTGACCTGTCCATGAACAGCCTGACGGGAGCCGTGCCACCCCGATTCAGCGTCAGGTTTCAGAAGCTCATGACCCTGGATTTGTCGCAGAACGGCCTCTCCGGACCGTTCCCGGAGGAGATTGGTAAGTGTTTGATGCTCCAGAGGTTCGAGGTGCACGACAACGCCTTCACCGGCGAGCTCCCCGCCGGGCTCTGGTCACTGCCGGACCTGCGCGTGATCCGGGCCCAGAACAACCGGTTCACCGGCCGGTTGCCGGAGTTCTCCGGCGGCCAGTCTCGGCTCGAGCAGGTCCAGCTCGACAACAACAGCTTCTCCGGCGTGATACCTGGGAGCATCGGCCTGGTCCGCACCCTGTACCGGTTCTCCGCCTCCCTGAACGGGCTCAACGGCAGCTTGCCGGACAACGTCTGCGACTCCCCGGCGATGAGCATCGTCAACATCTCCCGCAACGCGCTCTCCGGCACGATCCCGGAGCTCAGGAACTGCAAGAGGCTGGTGTCGCTGTGCCTCGCCGGGAACGGCCTCACCGGGCCGATACCGGCGTCGCTTGGGGACCTGCCGGTGCTGACGTACATCGACCTGTCCAGCAacggcctcaccggcggcgtcCCGGCGGAGCTCCAGAACCTGAAGCTCGCGCTGCTGAACGTCTCGTACAACCGGCTCTCCGGCCGCGTGCCGCCGTCTCTGATCTCCGAGCTCCCAGCCGTGTTCCTCCAAGGCAATCCCGGCCTCTGTGGCCCCGGATTGCCGAACGATTGCGACGACGCGCCATCGACGAAGCATCGGGGACTAGCGCTGGCCGCAACCGTGGCGTCGTTCCTCACCGGCGTGGCGCTGCTCGCCGTAGGAGCACTCGCAGTTTGCAGGAGGTTGCACGGCGGCGAGCCCTCACCGTGGAAGCTCGTGCTGTTCCACCCCGTCAAGATCACCGGAGAGGAGCTGCTCGCTGGGTTCCACGACAGGAGCATCATCGGCAGGGGCGCGTTCGGGAAGGTTTACCTGATCGAGCTCCAAGACGGGCAGAACATCGCGGTGAAGAGGCTGGTGAACTCAGGGAAGCTGAAGTTCAGAGCGGTGAAGAACGAGATGAAGGCGCTGGCGAAGGTCAGGCACAAGAACATCGCCAAGATGCTTGGATTTTTCTACTCCGAGGGGGAGGTCAGCATCATATACGACTACCTGCAGACGGGAAGCTTGCAGGATCTGATCTGCGGGCCGAAATTCACGGTGGGGTGGAAGGACAGGGTGAGGATCGCCATGGGTGTAGCCCAGGGTTTGGCCCACCTTCACCATGACCATACTCCCCAGGTTCTGCATAGAGACCTGAAGGCGAGCAATGTGCTTCTTGGTGACGAATTTGAGCCGAGGATTGCAGGATTTGGGATCGATCGTGTTGTCGGGGAAATGGCGTACCAGACTTCCATGGCTTCGGATCTGAACTACAAGTGCTATATGGCACCAG AGCAAAGCTGCGCCAAGAATCCAACGCACCTCAtggacgtgtacagcttcggggtCATCCTCCTGGAGCTGGTCACCGGGAAGCCCGCGGAGCAGCCGGCGTCCCACGACGACTCCGTCGACATCGTCAGGTGGGTGCGGCGGCGGATCAACGTGGCCGACTCGGAGATACTTGACCCCAGCATCtcccgcgcggcgcggcaggggaTGCAGGCCGCCCTCGAGCTCGCTCTGCGCTGCACGTCGGTGATGCCCGACCAGAGACCGGCCATGGATGAGGTCGTCCGGTCGCTCCAGCCGCTGTGTTTCAGCGTTCATCCGCAGACGCCGCTGCCCACTGAAATCGCTTTGGAGCCCTGA
- the LOC117863957 gene encoding uncharacterized protein, giving the protein MAPFRRWADLPPDLLCRIGDRLDLKWYASARGACTAWRCALAPPSPALLVVADDARWCPHAASLPTRRSFELTAIVSGSRCVGSSNGWLALSVALFTGQTAFVLLNPIAAVEILLPPLIYESRWVSKVVFTPSPAKDDFAAAAICDIDRIAYVTAGARRWAVLEPVRLTSGDQLTDVVYTDKGKVYCLTKCGDVHVLRLPERRRRKPANADEAGPSEPEFSVLQPPAERSINFRPMRWQQQRNFRLVRYEQARTGNLEPIPLRLTLCAESFSYKRVPPESQGPDLNAPATVEPLLSEANLPFNPATVFAPPYDTVSAFTSAKNLVFCEGNLYQVWRNASCTVTLQLPAGGQRRVAENEILVLRYYPRRQPCWDVVKDLGGYSLFVGRNNAVSMYAEGVPGLKGNCVYWIGGRGRDQGMVFDMESGRSTPCRAPQVGILPGHPHSTICWYFLSDLVSNNSNCITTTTTVASSSSNGGRKVYQTRARARADLAQDVEE; this is encoded by the coding sequence ATGGCGCCGTTCCGGCGCTGGGCGGACCTGCCGCCGGATCTCCTCTGCCGCATCGGCGACCGCCTCGACCTCAAGTGGTACGCCAGCGCGCGGGGCGCCTGCACGGCCTGGCGCTGCGCGCTCGCCCCGCCCTCCCCGgcgctcctcgtcgtcgccgacgacgCACGCTGGTGCCCGCACGCCGCATCCCTTCCCACCCGGCGGTCCTTCGAGCTCACCGCCATCGTCTCGGGGAGCCGCTGCGTCGGCTCCAGCAACGGCTGGCTCGCGCTCTCCGTCGCGCTCTTCACAGGCCAGACCGCCTTCGTCCTCCTCAaccccatcgccgccgtcgaGATCCTGCTCCCGCCCCTGATCTACGAGAGCCGATGGGTCTCCAAGGTCGTCTTCACCCCGAGCCCCGCCAAGGAcgacttcgccgccgccgccatctgcgACATCGACAGGATCGCCTACGTCACCGCGGGGGCCAGGAGGTGGGCCGTCCTGGAGCCCGTCCGCCTCACCAGCGGGGACCAGCTCACGGATGTCGTGTACACGGACAAAGGTAAGGTCTACTGCCTCACCAAGTGCGGGGATGTCCACGTGCTCCGcctccccgagcgccgccgccgcaagcccgCCAACGCCGACGAGGCGGGACCCTCGGAGCCGGAGTTCTCCGTGCTCCAGCCGCCCGCCGAGCGCTCCATTAATTTCCGCCCGAtgcggtggcagcagcagcgcaATTTTCGCTTGGTGCGCTATGAGCAGGCGCGGACAGGAAATCTGGAACCCATTCCCTTGAGGCTGACGCTCTGCGCGGAGTCGTTCTCGTACAAGAGAGTTCCACCTGAATCTCAAGGGCCGGACCTCAACGCGCCAGCCACGGTTGAGCCCCTCCTGTCCGAGGCCAACCTCCCGTTCAACCCTGCCACTGTCTTTGCGCCGCCCTATGACACTGTGTCCGCGTTCACTAGTGCCAAGAACTTGGTGTTCTGTGAGGGTAATCTGTACCAAGTCTGGAGGAACGCGAGCTGCACCGTTACTCTGCAGCTGCCCGCAGGCGGTCAGCGCCGCGTCGCAGAAAATGAGATATTGGTTCTGAGGTACTATCCCCGGCGCCAGCCTTGCTGGGATGTGGTGAAGGACTTGGGAGGCTACTCGCTCTTTGTGGGAAGGAACAATGCAGTGTCCATGTATGCAGAGGGCGTGCCAGGACTAAAAGGCAACTGTGTGTACTGGATCGGTGGGCGTGGCAGGGATCAGGGAATGGTCTTTGACATGGAATCTGGGAGGTCCACGCCATGCCGGGCTCCTCAGGTTGGCATTTTACCTGGGCATCCTCATAGCACGATCTGCTGGTACTTCTTGAGCGATTTAGTGAGCAACAACAGCAACtgcatcaccaccaccaccaccgttgCCAGCAGTAGCAGCAATGGAGGAAGAAAAGTTTATCAGACCCGAGCAAGAGCCCGGGCCGATCTTGCACAGGACGTGGAAGAATGA
- the LOC117864750 gene encoding uncharacterized protein → MAPFGPWAGIPSELLLLISDGFGLLESYSRARGVCTAWRAANPFPRHRRCVVGSSNGWLAVDGCPYQGIYLIAGEDKKVPLLQLNNDGKLVPKIVFAPKPTPDDYVAVAICDLLRLAYTKTRDMKWMILDVAIGARDWFVDLAYDSDAGKVYCVNVLGDVHGDPNTPFFGGNLYQVWRNTTSAVSWDIPGGGQFRMAKSEIFVLKYDPERQPCWDAVKDLGGYSVFVGKNQPVVLRPEDAPGVRANCVYWINEGSRNKPMVFDIATGISTLHPSADKALNPSCRPVCWYFLNDKIMSVENNGRKRSMGGEDCVQVSKSQEAH, encoded by the exons ATGGCACCGTTTGGGCCTTGGGCGGGCATCCCctcggagctcctcctcctcatcagcgATGGCTTCGGCCTCCTAGAATCCTACAGCCGCGCCCGTGGCGTCTGCACCGCGTGGCGCGCCGCCAATCCCTTCCCTCGTCACC GCCGCTGCGTCGTCGGCTCGAGCAACGGCTGGCTGGCCGTCGACGGCTGCCCCTATCAGGGGATCTACCTCATCGCCGGCGAGGACAAGAAAGTCCCTCTCCTCCAGCTGAACAACGACGGCAAGCTGGTGCCCAAGATCGTGTTCGCGCCGAAGCCCACGCCAGACGACTACGTCGCGGTGGCGATCTGCGACCTGCTCAGGCTCGCCTACACCAAGACGCGGGACATGAAGTGGATGATCCTAGACGTCGCCATCGGGGCGAGAGACTGGTTCGTAGACCTGGCCTACGACTCCGACGCCGGCAAGGTCTACTGCGTCAACGTGCTGGGAGACGTGCAC ggggatccaaacacccccttcttCGGTGGTAACCTGTACCAAGTGTGGCGGAACACCACCAGCGCCGTCTCTTGGGACATACCGGGCGGTGGCCAGTTCCGCATGGCGAAAAGCGAGATCTTCGTCCTCAAGTACGACCCCGAGCGCCAGCCGTGCTGGGATGCGGTGAAGGACTTGGGAGGGTACTCGGTGTTCGTCGGCAAGAACCAACCTGTGGTGCTGCGACCAGAGGATGCGCCAGGGGTCAGGGCCAACTGCGTTTACTGGATCAATGAGGGGTCGAGGAACAAGCCGATGGTGTTCGATATTGCCACTGGAATCTCAACTCTTCATCCCTCTGCCGACAAAGCACTGAATCCCTCGTGCAGACCAGTCTGCTGGTACTTCTTGAATGACAAAATTATGAGCGTCGAGAACAATGGAAGAAAACGAAGTATGGGTGGAGAGGATTGTGTGCAAGTCTCGAAGAGTCAAGAAGCACATTAG